A single Oryza brachyantha chromosome 8, ObraRS2, whole genome shotgun sequence DNA region contains:
- the LOC102719978 gene encoding THO complex subunit 7B-like isoform X1 yields the protein MLAKGRKVAGRSGDMSAHYAFGPQEDDAIIKHRLLTRTTTTRGEPPLKKLQKKFMSFATEVEKDADNISDCERLYKSFLQEINTFELPLLKSKAVVDANLREKESFNELQDEIQRQILQAQTDIEDLKKQLEQSKIERQHKEECEAIRKMVSLQPPRSETEKLIADLEKEIANLEAENTACIRTLELRKKQFALLLHVVEELQISIEDEQRSIAEELRAATEEQKMSIEEGSGGASDAMAVD from the exons ATGCTTGCCAAAGGGAGGAAAGTTGCTGGAAGGAGCGGAGACATGTCCGCACACTATGCATTTGGGCCACAGGAAGATGATGCAATTATTAAACATAGGCTTCTGACCAGGACAACAACTACCAGGGGTGAACCACCACTGAAGAAGCTTCAGAAGAAGTTCATGTCCTTTGCCACTGAGGTTGAGAAGGATGCAGACAACATCAGCGATTGTGAGAGGCTGTACAAGTCCTTTTTACAGGAAATCAATACTTTTGAGCTGCCTCTTCTTAAAAGCAAGGCCGtggttgatgcaaaccttagGGAGAAGGAGAGCTTCAACGAGCTACAAGATGAGATTCAGCGGCAAATCTTGCAAGCTCAGACTGATATTGAGGATCTCAAGAAGCAACTGGAACAGAGCAAGATTGAGAGGCAGCACAAAGAGGAGTGCGAAGCAATCAGAAAAATGGTTTCTTTGCAACCTCCACGATCAGAAACAGAGAAGCTCATTGCGGATCTTGAAAAGGAGATTGCTAATTTGGAGGCTGAGAATACAGCATGTATAAGGACTCTTGAACTAAGGAAGAAGCAgtttgctcttcttcttcatgtG GTTGAGGAATTGCAGATCTCGATCGAAGATGAGCAGAGGAGCATAGCGGAAGAACTGAGAGCTGCCACCGAAGAGCAGAAGATGAGCATAGAGGAAGGTAGTGGCGGTGCTTCAGATGCCATGGCTGTAGACTGA
- the LOC102719978 gene encoding THO complex subunit 7B-like isoform X2, whose protein sequence is MSAHYAFGPQEDDAIIKHRLLTRTTTTRGEPPLKKLQKKFMSFATEVEKDADNISDCERLYKSFLQEINTFELPLLKSKAVVDANLREKESFNELQDEIQRQILQAQTDIEDLKKQLEQSKIERQHKEECEAIRKMVSLQPPRSETEKLIADLEKEIANLEAENTACIRTLELRKKQFALLLHVVEELQISIEDEQRSIAEELRAATEEQKMSIEEGSGGASDAMAVD, encoded by the exons ATGTCCGCACACTATGCATTTGGGCCACAGGAAGATGATGCAATTATTAAACATAGGCTTCTGACCAGGACAACAACTACCAGGGGTGAACCACCACTGAAGAAGCTTCAGAAGAAGTTCATGTCCTTTGCCACTGAGGTTGAGAAGGATGCAGACAACATCAGCGATTGTGAGAGGCTGTACAAGTCCTTTTTACAGGAAATCAATACTTTTGAGCTGCCTCTTCTTAAAAGCAAGGCCGtggttgatgcaaaccttagGGAGAAGGAGAGCTTCAACGAGCTACAAGATGAGATTCAGCGGCAAATCTTGCAAGCTCAGACTGATATTGAGGATCTCAAGAAGCAACTGGAACAGAGCAAGATTGAGAGGCAGCACAAAGAGGAGTGCGAAGCAATCAGAAAAATGGTTTCTTTGCAACCTCCACGATCAGAAACAGAGAAGCTCATTGCGGATCTTGAAAAGGAGATTGCTAATTTGGAGGCTGAGAATACAGCATGTATAAGGACTCTTGAACTAAGGAAGAAGCAgtttgctcttcttcttcatgtG GTTGAGGAATTGCAGATCTCGATCGAAGATGAGCAGAGGAGCATAGCGGAAGAACTGAGAGCTGCCACCGAAGAGCAGAAGATGAGCATAGAGGAAGGTAGTGGCGGTGCTTCAGATGCCATGGCTGTAGACTGA